The Flavobacterium commune genome contains a region encoding:
- a CDS encoding PorP/SprF family type IX secretion system membrane protein, which translates to MKKIILSISFLLLVIKVAAQQDPEYTHYMYNMNVVNPAYATGTQAMLDLGVLYRSQWAGAIGAPKTFNFFGHIPLNKKVEMGASIISDDIGDGALKEDNFYADFAYVLDVSTKAKLSLGLKAGFTSFKTNFNGFVLETGDSSTDEAFSENRSTVFPNIGVGAYYFTDNYYLGLSAPNLFSSKHIEERSGINAFGSEKIHLFFTGGYVFNLSDTFKLKPAFMTRMVQGSAVSLDLSANVLFNEKFELGAAYRFDDAVSALMSVKVSPSISVGYAYDYTTSNFGQFNSGTHEVFVLFNIDLLGKGFDKSPRFF; encoded by the coding sequence ATGAAAAAAATAATATTAAGTATCAGTTTCTTACTGTTGGTAATAAAAGTAGCTGCACAGCAAGACCCCGAATATACGCACTATATGTACAATATGAATGTTGTGAATCCGGCTTATGCCACCGGAACACAAGCCATGTTAGATTTGGGAGTTTTGTATCGATCGCAATGGGCAGGAGCCATAGGAGCCCCTAAAACGTTTAACTTTTTTGGGCATATCCCTTTGAATAAAAAAGTCGAAATGGGTGCTTCCATAATTTCTGATGACATAGGCGACGGAGCTTTGAAAGAAGATAATTTCTATGCTGATTTTGCTTATGTACTTGATGTGAGTACTAAGGCAAAGCTGTCTTTAGGATTAAAAGCCGGTTTTACTTCGTTTAAAACTAATTTTAATGGCTTTGTGTTAGAAACAGGCGATTCTTCTACCGATGAGGCATTCTCGGAGAATAGGAGTACTGTTTTTCCAAACATTGGTGTTGGAGCCTATTATTTTACCGATAATTATTATTTAGGATTGTCGGCACCTAATTTATTTTCGTCTAAGCATATTGAAGAACGCTCAGGAATTAATGCTTTTGGTTCTGAGAAAATTCATTTGTTTTTTACAGGAGGATATGTTTTTAATTTGTCGGATACCTTTAAGTTGAAACCGGCATTTATGACTAGGATGGTTCAGGGTTCGGCAGTTTCATTAGATCTTTCGGCTAATGTTTTGTTCAATGAAAAATTCGAATTAGGAGCTGCTTATCGATTTGATGATGCGGTAAGTGCCTTAATGAGTGTTAAGGTTTCGCCAAGTATTAGTGTAGGTTATGCTTATGATTATACTACTTCTAATTTTGGACAGTTTAACTCG